A stretch of Natronococcus sp. CG52 DNA encodes these proteins:
- a CDS encoding DUF547 domain-containing protein, whose product MSTQLDPLSLSADLLYTVKTEGTHDWLRTHLATLDRSRLERALSSREQRLSFWLNCYNAYAQLLLEETPELLEGGIVDRWKFFVRDRIPVAGVWLSLNDVLHGMLRRSKHPWGFGYVPRPFPSPFERRFRLEMCEPRVHFAVSRGSEHCPPVAVYSADDVDEELDIAIRWYLEETVSYDADDDTATIPRLFRRYRGDFGGKRGIREFLREYDAIPSDATPSLEYERLDRRDGFDLDEFADR is encoded by the coding sequence ATGTCTACCCAGCTCGATCCCCTCTCTCTATCGGCGGATCTTCTGTACACGGTCAAGACCGAGGGGACTCACGACTGGTTGCGAACGCACCTGGCGACGCTCGATCGATCCCGGCTGGAACGGGCCCTCTCCAGTCGCGAGCAGCGGCTCTCGTTCTGGCTCAACTGCTACAACGCCTACGCTCAACTACTGCTCGAGGAGACCCCGGAACTGCTCGAGGGCGGCATCGTCGACCGCTGGAAGTTCTTCGTTCGGGATCGGATCCCCGTCGCCGGCGTCTGGCTGAGCCTCAACGACGTTCTGCACGGGATGCTTCGACGTTCGAAACACCCCTGGGGGTTCGGGTACGTACCGCGCCCGTTCCCCTCACCGTTCGAACGGCGGTTTCGTCTCGAGATGTGCGAGCCGCGGGTCCACTTTGCGGTCAGCCGCGGTAGTGAGCACTGTCCGCCGGTCGCGGTCTACTCCGCGGACGACGTCGACGAGGAACTGGACATCGCGATCCGGTGGTACTTAGAGGAGACCGTCAGCTACGACGCCGACGACGATACGGCGACGATCCCGCGGCTCTTCCGGCGGTACCGCGGCGACTTCGGCGGCAAACGCGGGATTCGCGAGTTCCTCCGCGAGTACGACGCGATCCCCTCGGACGCGACGCCGTCGCTCGAGTACGAACGACTCGATCGACGCGACGGCTTCGACCTCGACGAGTTCGCCGACCGGTGA
- a CDS encoding amphi-Trp domain-containing protein, with product MADTLFELEHAYDRADLAEIFREFADALEDGTTVELHTAETRLSVDVPARVVAEIEAEHEEEITELEFELEWDDPDGTSVRVADPEGDESDGASESERVEISQEDGRRSRFEVYRDRADEWRWRLVHWNGNIIADSGEGYTSRSNAERAARGVMRNAPTARIERRDAS from the coding sequence ATGGCAGACACGCTGTTCGAACTCGAGCACGCCTACGACCGAGCCGACTTGGCCGAGATCTTCCGCGAGTTCGCGGACGCGCTCGAGGACGGGACCACCGTCGAACTGCACACGGCGGAGACTCGCCTCAGCGTCGACGTCCCCGCCAGGGTCGTCGCCGAGATCGAGGCCGAGCACGAGGAGGAGATAACCGAACTCGAGTTCGAACTCGAGTGGGACGATCCCGACGGAACCAGCGTTCGCGTTGCGGACCCGGAGGGTGACGAGTCGGACGGCGCGAGCGAGAGCGAGCGAGTCGAGATCAGTCAGGAGGACGGCCGACGGAGTCGCTTCGAGGTGTACCGGGACCGCGCCGACGAGTGGCGCTGGCGGCTGGTCCACTGGAACGGGAACATCATCGCCGACAGCGGCGAGGGGTACACCTCGCGGTCGAACGCCGAGCGAGCGGCGCGCGGCGTCATGCGAAACGCGCCGACCGCGCGTATCGAACGCCGCGACGCGTCGTAA
- a CDS encoding DUF63 family protein — MVLPEGFTVPPWQLLVPLVVVLVGVVALLWAIGPPVTDRTVLAFAPWMMFGSTLHVLYRLEAYPDSIAVLFSTPSVYAVTALVAGVVWLIGIFLHAGGLLSTIERVVGVVGTGFFVTFATITITVRWEEGLFEPFWPVIAVVVTGIVTALAWIALSLWFTDVAAVTGTTGALVVFGHALDGVSTAIGYDVLGAGEEVPVSQILLEAGSSLPTADYIGGGWLFIVVKVALALAIVGLFKDYVEDAPRQARALLALVAAVGLGPGIHNVLLFLVT; from the coding sequence ATGGTGCTTCCAGAGGGGTTTACGGTTCCACCGTGGCAGCTACTCGTCCCGCTCGTCGTGGTGCTGGTGGGTGTCGTCGCATTGCTGTGGGCGATCGGTCCGCCGGTGACCGATCGGACGGTGCTCGCGTTCGCACCGTGGATGATGTTCGGCTCGACGTTACACGTGCTCTACCGGCTCGAGGCGTACCCCGACAGCATCGCCGTGCTGTTCAGTACGCCGAGCGTCTACGCGGTGACGGCTCTCGTCGCCGGCGTCGTCTGGCTGATCGGGATCTTTCTCCACGCGGGCGGACTCCTGTCGACCATCGAGCGAGTCGTCGGCGTCGTCGGCACCGGCTTCTTCGTCACGTTCGCGACGATTACCATCACGGTTCGCTGGGAAGAGGGGCTTTTCGAGCCGTTCTGGCCCGTCATCGCCGTCGTCGTCACCGGAATCGTGACGGCGCTGGCCTGGATCGCGCTCAGCCTCTGGTTTACCGACGTCGCCGCCGTCACGGGAACGACGGGCGCGCTGGTGGTCTTCGGTCACGCGCTGGACGGCGTCTCGACGGCCATCGGCTACGACGTCCTCGGCGCCGGCGAGGAGGTTCCCGTCTCGCAGATACTCCTCGAGGCCGGCAGCTCCCTTCCGACCGCCGACTACATCGGCGGCGGCTGGCTGTTCATCGTCGTAAAGGTCGCGCTGGCGCTGGCGATCGTCGGCCTGTTCAAGGACTACGTCGAGGACGCGCCGCGGCAGGCGCGAGCGCTCCTCGCGCTGGTCGCCGCGGTCGGACTCGGCCCCGGAATTCACAACGTGTTGCTGTTCCTCGTCACCTAG
- a CDS encoding HalOD1 output domain-containing protein, whose amino-acid sequence MKERTRGESPGCEFGQRVQYDRNENEPPSIAVATALAAYHGEDVTASSVRLYDYVDPEALDSLFGTTHSGHDRSIGKVVFEVDELTVAVRSDKVEVYPSR is encoded by the coding sequence ATGAAGGAACGAACGAGAGGAGAGTCCCCTGGATGCGAATTCGGTCAGCGCGTCCAGTACGATCGAAACGAGAACGAACCGCCAAGTATCGCCGTTGCAACGGCCCTGGCAGCATACCACGGCGAGGACGTTACCGCATCTAGCGTCCGGCTGTACGACTACGTCGATCCCGAAGCGCTCGATTCGCTCTTCGGGACCACTCACAGCGGACACGACCGGTCGATCGGCAAAGTCGTGTTCGAGGTCGACGAGCTCACGGTCGCTGTCAGATCCGACAAGGTCGAGGTGTATCCGTCCAGGTAA
- a CDS encoding nucleoside phosphorylase, producing the protein MATQPHLLVDDGELSDIALIPGDPGRVDRIADHCDEAETVAQNREYKVVNATYGDRELTICSTGIGCPSAAIALEEMANVGVETFIRVGTTGALQSDIEIGDMIVATGAAKNEGTSKRYEDVEYPAVPDYGVLSSLVDSAEANNEDVHVGPIASDDAYYAETEEYVENWEAGGMLSVEMEAAAVFTLARRRGLRAGAICTVDGNLVEGTQKGTDTEDDELPEKAKNNVGRAIDIALEATTEL; encoded by the coding sequence ATGGCAACGCAGCCACACCTGCTGGTCGACGACGGAGAGCTTTCCGATATCGCGCTCATCCCGGGCGATCCGGGCCGCGTCGACCGCATCGCCGACCACTGTGACGAGGCGGAGACCGTCGCCCAGAACCGCGAGTACAAGGTCGTCAACGCGACGTACGGCGATCGGGAGCTGACGATCTGCTCGACCGGGATCGGCTGTCCCTCCGCGGCCATCGCGCTCGAGGAGATGGCGAACGTCGGCGTCGAGACGTTCATCCGCGTCGGGACGACCGGCGCGCTCCAGTCCGACATCGAGATCGGCGACATGATCGTCGCGACCGGCGCGGCAAAGAACGAGGGGACCTCGAAGCGGTACGAGGACGTCGAGTACCCGGCGGTCCCCGATTACGGGGTTCTCTCGTCGCTCGTCGACTCCGCCGAAGCCAATAACGAAGACGTCCACGTCGGACCGATCGCCTCCGACGACGCCTACTACGCCGAGACCGAGGAGTACGTCGAGAACTGGGAAGCCGGAGGGATGCTCTCGGTCGAGATGGAGGCCGCCGCGGTCTTCACGCTGGCGCGTCGGCGCGGACTCCGCGCGGGCGCGATCTGTACCGTCGACGGCAACCTCGTCGAGGGAACCCAGAAGGGGACCGATACCGAGGACGACGAACTCCCCGAGAAGGCGAAGAACAACGTCGGCCGCGCGATCGACATCGCGCTCGAGGCCACGACGGAGCTGTAA
- a CDS encoding AI-2E family transporter, which yields MNLSKGYLLALVTIFAYLTWQLVVPFLQYVLLAVLLGFVLFPLQKRLEGHVSPAIAAFSLVGLAVVGFIVPFVLVAAVIAEDAANIVQRLDSDTVQLDELERIIQDRTGMSVDLVGTAADSTQQVGTIVLEQATAWFSAVTHAVIGFGLALFLLYYLLKEGEELMGWIRSITPLPSDVQDDLYGELDEVMWAVMAGHVLIAIIQGVIAGLGLFAVGIPNAAFWTFVMVILALVPLIGAPLVWGPAAIYLFLTGQPALAVALTVYSTIIVGVSDDYLRPIVVDRYAEISPAVIIVGVLGGIYAFGVMGLFFGPVIVGALIAVLEVVDGNYDRLEGESGTT from the coding sequence GTGAATCTCAGCAAGGGATATCTTCTCGCCCTCGTCACGATCTTCGCGTATCTCACCTGGCAACTCGTCGTTCCCTTTCTCCAGTACGTTCTCCTGGCGGTCCTGCTCGGGTTCGTGCTCTTTCCGCTTCAGAAGCGCCTCGAGGGGCACGTCTCGCCGGCGATCGCCGCGTTCTCGCTCGTCGGCCTCGCGGTCGTCGGGTTCATCGTCCCGTTCGTGCTCGTCGCCGCGGTGATCGCCGAAGACGCCGCGAACATCGTCCAGCGTCTCGACTCCGATACGGTTCAACTGGACGAACTCGAGCGGATAATCCAGGACCGGACCGGGATGAGCGTCGACCTGGTCGGCACCGCCGCCGACTCGACCCAGCAGGTCGGCACGATCGTGCTCGAACAGGCGACGGCCTGGTTCAGCGCGGTCACTCACGCAGTGATCGGCTTCGGGCTGGCGCTGTTCCTGCTCTACTATCTGCTCAAGGAGGGAGAAGAGCTGATGGGCTGGATCCGCAGTATCACGCCGCTGCCGAGCGACGTTCAGGACGACCTCTACGGTGAACTCGACGAGGTCATGTGGGCCGTCATGGCCGGTCACGTCCTGATCGCGATCATCCAGGGCGTCATCGCCGGTCTGGGGCTGTTCGCAGTCGGTATCCCGAACGCCGCGTTCTGGACGTTCGTCATGGTCATCCTCGCGCTCGTGCCGCTCATCGGTGCGCCGCTGGTGTGGGGCCCCGCCGCGATCTACCTCTTCCTGACCGGTCAGCCGGCGCTCGCCGTGGCGCTCACCGTCTACAGCACGATCATCGTCGGCGTCTCCGACGACTACCTTCGCCCGATCGTCGTCGACCGCTACGCCGAGATCAGTCCCGCCGTGATCATCGTGGGCGTGCTCGGGGGGATCTACGCGTTCGGCGTCATGGGCCTGTTTTTCGGTCCCGTTATCGTCGGCGCCCTGATCGCGGTCCTCGAGGTCGTCGACGGTAACTACGACCGACTCGAGGGCGAGTCCGGGACGACGTAA
- the deoC gene encoding deoxyribose-phosphate aldolase produces the protein MDRTDLAPLIDHTVLGPETTLADVEGVLDAASERGMNACIPPYALEHAAEYAPDVTLATVVGFPHGQNAPQVKRREGVLAWKAGADELDVVINVARLQAGDLEAVEAELAELVAAVPIPVKVIIETALLTDEEKRRACEAAREADAAMVKTSTGFADGGAVIEDVELMSEYLPVKASGGVGSYDEAMAMIEAGAERIGASSGVDILEGAPDSSA, from the coding sequence ATGGATCGCACCGATCTTGCGCCGCTGATCGACCACACCGTCCTCGGTCCCGAGACGACGCTGGCCGACGTCGAGGGAGTACTCGATGCGGCCTCCGAGCGCGGGATGAACGCCTGTATCCCGCCGTACGCGCTCGAGCACGCCGCCGAGTACGCGCCCGACGTGACGCTCGCGACCGTCGTCGGGTTCCCCCACGGCCAGAACGCGCCCCAGGTGAAACGCCGCGAGGGCGTCCTCGCCTGGAAGGCCGGCGCGGACGAACTCGACGTCGTGATCAACGTCGCCCGCCTGCAGGCGGGCGACCTCGAGGCGGTCGAAGCCGAACTCGCGGAACTCGTCGCCGCCGTTCCGATCCCGGTCAAGGTGATCATCGAGACCGCACTGCTGACCGACGAGGAGAAACGCCGGGCCTGCGAGGCGGCCCGCGAGGCGGACGCCGCGATGGTGAAGACCTCGACCGGCTTCGCAGATGGCGGTGCCGTCATCGAGGACGTCGAACTGATGAGCGAGTACCTCCCCGTGAAAGCCAGCGGCGGCGTCGGCAGCTACGACGAGGCGATGGCGATGATCGAGGCCGGTGCCGAACGGATCGGCGCCTCGAGCGGCGTGGACATTCTCGAGGGCGCGCCCGACTCGTCTGCATAG
- a CDS encoding ribose 1,5-bisphosphate isomerase, translating into MADEHPGVETVVETTAEDIAEMEIRGAATIADAAAEALAVQADRSDAATPAAFRAQLRAAARRLYETRPTAVSLPNALRYVLQGMDGETVAELRKSTIDRAEEFQDELEQAQERLGEVGANRLRDGDVVMTHCHSTDALSCVEAAIDAGKHVEAIVKETRPRKQGHITARQLREWDVPVTLVVDNAARRYLDDADHVLVGADSIAADGSVINKIGTSGLAVNARERGVPVMVAAQTIKLHPDTMTGHTVAIEMRDETEVLSEAERADITGGDPADEGLVVENPGFDVTPPRYVDAIVTERGQFPPESVVTLMRELFGDTTGEPWEA; encoded by the coding sequence ATGGCTGACGAACATCCCGGCGTCGAGACGGTTGTCGAAACCACCGCCGAGGACATCGCGGAGATGGAAATTCGGGGGGCCGCGACGATCGCTGACGCGGCAGCCGAGGCGCTCGCCGTTCAGGCCGACCGTTCCGACGCCGCGACGCCCGCGGCGTTTCGTGCGCAGTTGCGCGCCGCCGCCAGACGACTCTACGAGACCCGGCCGACCGCCGTGAGCCTGCCGAACGCGCTCCGGTACGTGCTCCAGGGGATGGACGGCGAGACCGTCGCCGAACTCCGGAAGTCGACGATCGACCGGGCCGAGGAGTTCCAGGACGAACTCGAGCAGGCCCAGGAGCGCCTCGGCGAGGTCGGGGCGAACCGCCTGCGCGACGGCGACGTGGTGATGACCCACTGTCACTCGACGGACGCCCTCTCCTGCGTCGAGGCGGCGATCGACGCCGGCAAGCACGTGGAGGCGATCGTCAAGGAGACGCGGCCGCGCAAACAGGGCCACATCACGGCGCGCCAGCTCCGGGAGTGGGACGTGCCAGTGACGCTGGTCGTCGACAACGCGGCCCGGCGCTACCTGGACGACGCGGACCACGTCCTGGTCGGCGCGGACAGCATCGCCGCCGACGGCAGCGTCATCAACAAGATCGGGACCAGCGGCCTCGCCGTGAACGCCCGCGAGCGCGGCGTGCCGGTGATGGTCGCCGCCCAGACGATCAAGCTCCACCCCGACACGATGACCGGCCACACCGTCGCGATCGAGATGCGCGACGAGACCGAGGTGCTCTCCGAAGCCGAGCGCGCCGACATCACCGGCGGCGACCCGGCCGACGAGGGCCTGGTCGTCGAGAACCCCGGCTTCGACGTCACCCCGCCCCGGTACGTCGACGCCATCGTCACCGAGCGCGGTCAGTTCCCGCCCGAGAGCGTCGTCACGCTCATGCGAGAGCTGTTCGGAGACACGACGGGCGAGCCCTGGGAGGCGTAG
- a CDS encoding carbohydrate kinase family protein has product MVTVLTAGHVNWDVTLRIDRLPAADGEASIRSQHQSGGGSAANVAATLAGLEIDAGLIGSVGDDDNGLLARHELEEAGVSMDGVRIVDGANTAVKYLLVEDSGEVAVLGNDGVNEAVTPADLDPERIRAANHVHLTSQRPDTAAEIASIASEADLVVSFDPGRRLDDRDYGEALSLADIIFVNDREAETMLEDEYIGSDFVDQMVVVKHGADGAEVHTPDGTFVHPGFEIESVDTAGAGDAFAAGFIATTIAGVPLDGDEFDVERALEYANACGALTAIREGARNVPSAAEVESFLADRH; this is encoded by the coding sequence ATGGTTACGGTCCTCACTGCCGGTCACGTCAACTGGGACGTGACGCTACGTATCGATCGACTCCCCGCCGCCGACGGCGAAGCGTCGATCCGCTCACAGCACCAGTCCGGCGGCGGGAGCGCCGCGAACGTCGCCGCGACCCTCGCCGGACTCGAGATCGACGCCGGACTCATCGGAAGCGTCGGCGACGACGACAACGGACTGCTCGCTCGCCACGAACTCGAGGAGGCCGGGGTCTCGATGGACGGCGTACGGATCGTCGACGGGGCGAACACGGCGGTCAAGTACCTGCTGGTGGAAGACAGCGGCGAGGTCGCGGTCCTCGGCAACGACGGCGTCAACGAAGCCGTGACGCCGGCGGATCTCGATCCGGAACGCATCCGGGCGGCGAACCACGTTCACCTGACGAGCCAGCGGCCGGATACCGCGGCGGAAATCGCGTCGATCGCGAGCGAGGCCGATCTCGTCGTCAGTTTCGATCCCGGCCGCCGTCTCGACGACCGCGACTACGGCGAGGCGCTCTCGCTGGCCGACATCATCTTCGTGAACGATCGGGAGGCCGAAACGATGCTCGAGGACGAGTACATCGGGTCAGATTTCGTCGACCAGATGGTCGTCGTCAAACACGGTGCCGACGGCGCGGAGGTGCACACGCCGGACGGAACCTTCGTCCATCCCGGATTCGAGATCGAGTCGGTCGATACGGCCGGAGCTGGCGACGCCTTCGCCGCCGGATTTATCGCAACGACGATAGCGGGCGTGCCCCTGGACGGCGACGAGTTCGACGTCGAACGAGCGCTCGAGTACGCGAACGCCTGCGGTGCGCTCACGGCGATCCGAGAGGGGGCACGCAACGTTCCGTCCGCAGCGGAGGTCGAGTCGTTTCTCGCGGACCGCCACTGA
- a CDS encoding DUF7344 domain-containing protein produces the protein MVLTTERRSQGSNTAPSDSQSETQALSESERFHLLQTRRRRETIRYLLRTEGPVRMTELVEYVAAAECETATTEIPRNQYQRVYIPLYQSHLPKLDECGVIEYEKSRGLVRPTDRLEIFRPYLESITEDDSSARPTPDSADSDEGGGADWYIAAAGLSGLLLIVGALELVSLPGVALGGLIITAFLLANAADTRYSTN, from the coding sequence ATGGTACTCACAACGGAACGTCGGTCCCAGGGTTCGAACACTGCCCCTTCCGATTCCCAATCCGAGACGCAGGCCCTCTCGGAGAGCGAACGTTTTCACCTCCTGCAGACGCGCCGCCGACGCGAGACGATCCGATATCTGCTGCGGACGGAGGGCCCCGTTCGAATGACCGAGCTCGTCGAGTACGTCGCAGCGGCCGAGTGTGAGACTGCCACTACGGAGATACCCCGCAATCAATATCAACGAGTCTATATTCCACTGTATCAATCGCACCTCCCCAAACTCGACGAGTGCGGTGTCATCGAGTACGAGAAGTCCCGCGGACTCGTCCGGCCGACCGATCGTCTGGAGATCTTCCGCCCGTATCTCGAGTCGATAACTGAGGACGACAGCAGTGCTCGACCGACCCCTGACTCCGCGGACTCCGATGAAGGCGGTGGCGCCGATTGGTACATTGCGGCGGCCGGACTGAGCGGTCTCTTGCTGATTGTCGGGGCACTGGAACTGGTCTCGTTGCCCGGCGTGGCCCTTGGCGGACTCATCATTACCGCGTTCCTCCTGGCGAACGCCGCTGACACGCGCTATAGTACCAACTGA